One Vanacampus margaritifer isolate UIUO_Vmar chromosome 20, RoL_Vmar_1.0, whole genome shotgun sequence DNA window includes the following coding sequences:
- the sh3kbp1 gene encoding SH3 domain-containing kinase-binding protein 1 isoform X3, producing the protein MVEAVAEFDYEAQQDDELSLNVGDVIVNIRRDDGGWWEGELGGRRGLFPDNFVREIKKEAKRDGGQGKVDLSNGRASPVSEPATRPAKKAEQIRKRRCKAAFSYVPQHEDELELKIGDIVEIVAEVEEGWWEGVLNGKSGMFPSNFTKEILLDADGPSVDAPASQEEPCACRNSKNSPGSESDGGDSRSETGSGEIQPKKVRGFGFGDIFKEQPIKLRPRSMDIDSEGHKVGEWKTASSAAPDNMKGDPDGRAKVLPGRELCKVLFPYEAQNEDELTIKEGEIIAIITKECADTGWWMGESGGRQGVFPDNFVKLLEAEKERPKKPPPPIAPSAKHATADLDLDAVVPSAEKLSHPTASRPRVTDRRPRSQIITSSSLSSSDADHPAPERAKDDPEAVQSRPVEVLARKGLPVIPVAESKSQPAAKSSPLNPPAGPGHGPASPSSPSPSPELRLSSPAAAPTLEDLRRQLRELRSSVELLKSQHRLEMKQLAGTLDEEKKIRLGLQMEVEHIKKILSK; encoded by the exons ATGG TGGAGGCGGTGGCGGAGTTCGACTACGAGGCCCAGCAGGACGACGAGTTGAGCCTGAACGTGGGCGACGTCATCGTGAACATCCGGCGAGACGACGGAGGATGGTGGGAGGGCGAGCTGGGGGGCCGCCGGGGCTTGTTCCCCGACAACTTTGTGCGG GAGATCAAGAAGGAGGCCAAGCGGGACGGCGGCCAGGGCAAAGTGGACCTGTCCAATGGCCGGGCCAGTCCCGTGTCTGAACCCGCCACCAGACCTGCCAAGAAAG CCGAGCAAATCCGGAAGCGGCGCTGCAAAGCGGCCTTCAGCTACGTGCCTCAGCATGAAGACGAGCTGGAGCTGAAAATCGGCGACATCGTCGAAATCGTAGCCGAG GTGGAGGAGGGCTGGTGGGAGGGCGTCCTGAATGGCAAAAGTGGGATGTTCCCGTCCAACTTCACCAAAGAGATCCTGTTGGATGCCGACGGACCCTCGGTCGACGCGCCCGCCTCGCAGGAGGAGCCTTGCGCCTGCCGCAACA GTAAGAACAGCCCAGGGAGCGAGAGCGATGGAGGGGACAGTCGGTCCGAAACGGGCTCCGGGGAAATCCAGCCCAAAAAG GTGAGAGGCTTCGGCTTTGGCGACATCTTCAAAGAGCAGCCCATCAAGCTCCGCCCCCGCTCCATGGACATCGACTCTGAAGGCCACAAG GTTGGCGAGTGGAAGACGGCGAGCTCGGCAGCCCCCGACAACATGAAGGGCGACCCCGACGGCAGAGCAAAAG tgcttccaGGACGAGAGTTGTGCAAAGTCCTTTTCCCGTACGAAGCGCAGAACGAAGATGAGCTGACCATCAAAGAGGGCGAAATCATCGCCATCATCACCAAG GAGTGCGCCGACACGGGCTGGTGGATGGGCGAGTCCGGCGGCCGGCAGGGCGTCTTCCCCGACAACTTTGTCAAGCTGCTGGAAGCCGAGAAAGAG AGACCAAAGAAGCCGCCTCCTCCCATCGCACCGTCAGCCAAACACGCGACGGCAG acCTGGACCTAGACGCGGTGGTCCCGTCGGCGGAGAAGCTCAGTCACCCGACGGCGTCGCGGCCCAGAGTCACGGACCGTCGGCCTCGCTCGCAGATCATCACATCG TCGTCACTGAGCAGCAGCGATGCGGACCACCCGGCACCGGAGCGAGCCAAGGACGACCCAGAAGCGGTCCAGTCCAGACCTGTGGAGGTTTTGGCAAGGAAGGGACTTCCTGTCATCCCA GTCGCCGAGAGCAAATCCCAGCCGGCCGCCAAGTCGTCGCCTTTGAACCCGCCCGCCGGGCCCGGCCATGGTCCCGCCTCGCCGTCGTCCCCCAGCCCGTCCCCGGAGCTGCGGCTGTCGTCGCCCGCGGCCGCGCCCACGCTGGAGGACCTGAGGCGGCAGCTGCGAGAGCTGCGGAGCTCCGTGGAGCTGCTGAAGAGTCAACACCGGCTGGAGATGAAGCAGTTGGCCGGCACGCTGGACGAGGAGAAGAAGATACGACTCGGTTTGCAG ATGGAAGTGGAGCACATAAAGAAGATCCTGTCCAAATGA
- the sh3kbp1 gene encoding SH3 domain-containing kinase-binding protein 1 isoform X2 produces MVEAVAEFDYEAQQDDELSLNVGDVIVNIRRDDGGWWEGELGGRRGLFPDNFVREIKKEAKRDGGQGKVDLSNGRASPVSEPATRPAKKAEQIRKRRCKAAFSYVPQHEDELELKIGDIVEIVAEVEEGWWEGVLNGKSGMFPSNFTKEILLDADGPSVDAPASQEEPCACRNSKNSPGSESDGGDSRSETGSGEIQPKKVRGFGFGDIFKEQPIKLRPRSMDIDSEGHKVGEWKTASSAAPDNMKGDPDGRAKVLPGRELCKVLFPYEAQNEDELTIKEGEIIAIITKECADTGWWMGESGGRQGVFPDNFVKLLEAEKERPKKPPPPIAPSAKHATAGDELVKPSLPTVLPKNIFPPKTSASSSASQQPPRRPERPPALACESPKSEGGASPPECAPDRSRNTDLDLDAVVPSAEKLSHPTASRPRVTDRRPRSQIITSSSLSSSDADHPAPERAKDDPEAVQSRPVEVLARKGLPVIPVAESKSQPAAKSSPLNPPAGPGHGPASPSSPSPSPELRLSSPAAAPTLEDLRRQLRELRSSVELLKSQHRLEMKQLAGTLDEEKKIRLGLQMEVEHIKKILSK; encoded by the exons ATGG TGGAGGCGGTGGCGGAGTTCGACTACGAGGCCCAGCAGGACGACGAGTTGAGCCTGAACGTGGGCGACGTCATCGTGAACATCCGGCGAGACGACGGAGGATGGTGGGAGGGCGAGCTGGGGGGCCGCCGGGGCTTGTTCCCCGACAACTTTGTGCGG GAGATCAAGAAGGAGGCCAAGCGGGACGGCGGCCAGGGCAAAGTGGACCTGTCCAATGGCCGGGCCAGTCCCGTGTCTGAACCCGCCACCAGACCTGCCAAGAAAG CCGAGCAAATCCGGAAGCGGCGCTGCAAAGCGGCCTTCAGCTACGTGCCTCAGCATGAAGACGAGCTGGAGCTGAAAATCGGCGACATCGTCGAAATCGTAGCCGAG GTGGAGGAGGGCTGGTGGGAGGGCGTCCTGAATGGCAAAAGTGGGATGTTCCCGTCCAACTTCACCAAAGAGATCCTGTTGGATGCCGACGGACCCTCGGTCGACGCGCCCGCCTCGCAGGAGGAGCCTTGCGCCTGCCGCAACA GTAAGAACAGCCCAGGGAGCGAGAGCGATGGAGGGGACAGTCGGTCCGAAACGGGCTCCGGGGAAATCCAGCCCAAAAAG GTGAGAGGCTTCGGCTTTGGCGACATCTTCAAAGAGCAGCCCATCAAGCTCCGCCCCCGCTCCATGGACATCGACTCTGAAGGCCACAAG GTTGGCGAGTGGAAGACGGCGAGCTCGGCAGCCCCCGACAACATGAAGGGCGACCCCGACGGCAGAGCAAAAG tgcttccaGGACGAGAGTTGTGCAAAGTCCTTTTCCCGTACGAAGCGCAGAACGAAGATGAGCTGACCATCAAAGAGGGCGAAATCATCGCCATCATCACCAAG GAGTGCGCCGACACGGGCTGGTGGATGGGCGAGTCCGGCGGCCGGCAGGGCGTCTTCCCCGACAACTTTGTCAAGCTGCTGGAAGCCGAGAAAGAG AGACCAAAGAAGCCGCCTCCTCCCATCGCACCGTCAGCCAAACACGCGACGGCAG gcGACGAGCTCGTCAAGCCCTCCCTGCCAACGGTCCTCCCCAAGAACATTTTCCCGCCAAAGACGTCCGCTTCCTCTTCCGCTTCCCAGCAACCCCCGAGGCGCCCCGAGAGACCGCCCGCTCTGGC GTGTGAAAGCCCCAAGTCGGAGGGCGGGGCTTCGCCACCTGAATGCGCTCCCGACAGGTCCCGTAACACCG acCTGGACCTAGACGCGGTGGTCCCGTCGGCGGAGAAGCTCAGTCACCCGACGGCGTCGCGGCCCAGAGTCACGGACCGTCGGCCTCGCTCGCAGATCATCACATCG TCGTCACTGAGCAGCAGCGATGCGGACCACCCGGCACCGGAGCGAGCCAAGGACGACCCAGAAGCGGTCCAGTCCAGACCTGTGGAGGTTTTGGCAAGGAAGGGACTTCCTGTCATCCCA GTCGCCGAGAGCAAATCCCAGCCGGCCGCCAAGTCGTCGCCTTTGAACCCGCCCGCCGGGCCCGGCCATGGTCCCGCCTCGCCGTCGTCCCCCAGCCCGTCCCCGGAGCTGCGGCTGTCGTCGCCCGCGGCCGCGCCCACGCTGGAGGACCTGAGGCGGCAGCTGCGAGAGCTGCGGAGCTCCGTGGAGCTGCTGAAGAGTCAACACCGGCTGGAGATGAAGCAGTTGGCCGGCACGCTGGACGAGGAGAAGAAGATACGACTCGGTTTGCAG ATGGAAGTGGAGCACATAAAGAAGATCCTGTCCAAATGA
- the sh3kbp1 gene encoding SH3 domain-containing kinase-binding protein 1 isoform X1 — protein MVEAVAEFDYEAQQDDELSLNVGDVIVNIRRDDGGWWEGELGGRRGLFPDNFVREIKKEAKRDGGQGKVDLSNGRASPVSEPATRPAKKAEQIRKRRCKAAFSYVPQHEDELELKIGDIVEIVAEVEEGWWEGVLNGKSGMFPSNFTKEILLDADGPSVDAPASQEEPCACRNSKNSPGSESDGGDSRSETGSGEIQPKKVRGFGFGDIFKEQPIKLRPRSMDIDSEGHKVGEWKTASSAAPDNMKGDPDGRAKVLPGRELCKVLFPYEAQNEDELTIKEGEIIAIITKECADTGWWMGESGGRQGVFPDNFVKLLEAEKERPKKPPPPIAPSAKHATAEKKWDVKKVPPERPEHLPHRDQDRGDELVKPSLPTVLPKNIFPPKTSASSSASQQPPRRPERPPALACESPKSEGGASPPECAPDRSRNTDLDLDAVVPSAEKLSHPTASRPRVTDRRPRSQIITSSSLSSSDADHPAPERAKDDPEAVQSRPVEVLARKGLPVIPVAESKSQPAAKSSPLNPPAGPGHGPASPSSPSPSPELRLSSPAAAPTLEDLRRQLRELRSSVELLKSQHRLEMKQLAGTLDEEKKIRLGLQMEVEHIKKILSK, from the exons ATGG TGGAGGCGGTGGCGGAGTTCGACTACGAGGCCCAGCAGGACGACGAGTTGAGCCTGAACGTGGGCGACGTCATCGTGAACATCCGGCGAGACGACGGAGGATGGTGGGAGGGCGAGCTGGGGGGCCGCCGGGGCTTGTTCCCCGACAACTTTGTGCGG GAGATCAAGAAGGAGGCCAAGCGGGACGGCGGCCAGGGCAAAGTGGACCTGTCCAATGGCCGGGCCAGTCCCGTGTCTGAACCCGCCACCAGACCTGCCAAGAAAG CCGAGCAAATCCGGAAGCGGCGCTGCAAAGCGGCCTTCAGCTACGTGCCTCAGCATGAAGACGAGCTGGAGCTGAAAATCGGCGACATCGTCGAAATCGTAGCCGAG GTGGAGGAGGGCTGGTGGGAGGGCGTCCTGAATGGCAAAAGTGGGATGTTCCCGTCCAACTTCACCAAAGAGATCCTGTTGGATGCCGACGGACCCTCGGTCGACGCGCCCGCCTCGCAGGAGGAGCCTTGCGCCTGCCGCAACA GTAAGAACAGCCCAGGGAGCGAGAGCGATGGAGGGGACAGTCGGTCCGAAACGGGCTCCGGGGAAATCCAGCCCAAAAAG GTGAGAGGCTTCGGCTTTGGCGACATCTTCAAAGAGCAGCCCATCAAGCTCCGCCCCCGCTCCATGGACATCGACTCTGAAGGCCACAAG GTTGGCGAGTGGAAGACGGCGAGCTCGGCAGCCCCCGACAACATGAAGGGCGACCCCGACGGCAGAGCAAAAG tgcttccaGGACGAGAGTTGTGCAAAGTCCTTTTCCCGTACGAAGCGCAGAACGAAGATGAGCTGACCATCAAAGAGGGCGAAATCATCGCCATCATCACCAAG GAGTGCGCCGACACGGGCTGGTGGATGGGCGAGTCCGGCGGCCGGCAGGGCGTCTTCCCCGACAACTTTGTCAAGCTGCTGGAAGCCGAGAAAGAG AGACCAAAGAAGCCGCCTCCTCCCATCGCACCGTCAGCCAAACACGCGACGGCAG AGAAAAAGTGGGACGTCAAGAAGGTTCCGCCGGAGCGGCCTGAGCACCTGCCGCACCGAGACCAGGATCGAG gcGACGAGCTCGTCAAGCCCTCCCTGCCAACGGTCCTCCCCAAGAACATTTTCCCGCCAAAGACGTCCGCTTCCTCTTCCGCTTCCCAGCAACCCCCGAGGCGCCCCGAGAGACCGCCCGCTCTGGC GTGTGAAAGCCCCAAGTCGGAGGGCGGGGCTTCGCCACCTGAATGCGCTCCCGACAGGTCCCGTAACACCG acCTGGACCTAGACGCGGTGGTCCCGTCGGCGGAGAAGCTCAGTCACCCGACGGCGTCGCGGCCCAGAGTCACGGACCGTCGGCCTCGCTCGCAGATCATCACATCG TCGTCACTGAGCAGCAGCGATGCGGACCACCCGGCACCGGAGCGAGCCAAGGACGACCCAGAAGCGGTCCAGTCCAGACCTGTGGAGGTTTTGGCAAGGAAGGGACTTCCTGTCATCCCA GTCGCCGAGAGCAAATCCCAGCCGGCCGCCAAGTCGTCGCCTTTGAACCCGCCCGCCGGGCCCGGCCATGGTCCCGCCTCGCCGTCGTCCCCCAGCCCGTCCCCGGAGCTGCGGCTGTCGTCGCCCGCGGCCGCGCCCACGCTGGAGGACCTGAGGCGGCAGCTGCGAGAGCTGCGGAGCTCCGTGGAGCTGCTGAAGAGTCAACACCGGCTGGAGATGAAGCAGTTGGCCGGCACGCTGGACGAGGAGAAGAAGATACGACTCGGTTTGCAG ATGGAAGTGGAGCACATAAAGAAGATCCTGTCCAAATGA